In the genome of Noviherbaspirillum saxi, the window CTCCAGCGCATCAAGGCTTCGAAGCCCATGATCTGACGGCTGCGCGCATCGACGATGGGCTGGTAATGCAGCAGGAATTCGCCATCGCGCACGGCCTGGAACATCGCCGCTTCCATCGACACATCGTGTTCCGGCTGCGTGAATTTCTCGTGGTTATAAACCACGCAGCGCGCCTTGCCGGTTTCCTTGGCACGGTACATCGCGGTGTCGGCATGGGCCAGTAATTTGACTTCACTATCGCCGTGCTCGGGAAAGACGGCTGCGCCGATCGAGGTGCCGACGTACAGCGTGTGCCCCTGGATCTCGAACGGCAGCTGCATTGTTGAAATCATGCGGCGTCCAATGATCTGGATTTCTGCCTCGGAGACCGCGCCGGGCAGGACCGCGACAAATTCGTCGCCACCGACACGCGCCAGCGTATCGACATCGCGCAGTGTCTCGGACAGTCTCATTGCGGCAACGCGCAGCAAGGCGTCGCCAACAGGATGGCCCAGCGCATCGTTGACCTTCTTGAAACCGTCCAGATCCAGCGCGACAACGGAAAAGCCGCGGCCAGTGCGGCGCGACTGTGCGATCGCCATGCGGATCCGGTCCGACAGCAGCGAACGATTGGGTAAACCGGTCAACGCATCATGCGTAGCCATGTGGCGCAATCGTTCTTCTGTGGCTTGCTGGCCGGAGATGTCGCGGCCGACGGCCAGCAATTCCTGCTCTCCCGGTCCAGCTTCATAGGCCATGACTTGCAGCTCGATCCACAGCGCGTTACCCAGGGTCTTGATGCGCACATTGGTCTTGCTGGGCTGGCTGGAACCCGCCGCTTGTGCAATCACGGCATCGATGGCCGGGCGGTCGACAGCAAGCACGAAAGCGTTCAAGACCTGCCCTACCAGTTTTTCACCGGGACAGATAAGTTCGGTCGCGCGCCTGCTTGCGTAAATGATGGTCCCGTGTACGCTTAACCGGAATACCGCATCGCCGGCAGCCTCCATGAGGCTGTCCAACTGCGTTTTTGCAGTAGTTTCAGTCCGGTCTTGACGAGTGGAAAACATTGTCAGAAGCTTATCTCAGATAAAGGCTCGGCTGTGGGCAAGGTTTTTCGGCCGACAAAGCCGCCGCTCCGCCAGCGACTTCAGGCATCTTAGCAAATTGTAGTAGGGAAATTAACGCTTGATCCAAATGTTAGAGAAGAAAATGCAGAAAAAGAATCAAAGCCATGATTTTTCAACAAAAAAGCCCCGAGGTCAGACTTCGGGGCTTTCTTTATTTGCGAGGTTTGCGGCAAAAATCAGAACGGGATATCGTCATCCATGTCGCTGAAGTTCGGCGCCGGGCGCGATGCGCCGCGCGCGGCTCCGCCGCCGCCTGCGCCCGCGCCTGCACCGGCGGAACTCTGGCGCGGCGCCGGGGCGCTGCTGCCGTAATCGTCATCCATCGGTGCGCCGGCACCGCCGCCCATTCCCTGGCGGCTTCCCAGCATCTGCATCGTGTCGGCGATGATTTCAGTCGTATAGCGCTCCACGCCATCCTTGTCGGTCCATTTGCGTGTTTGCAAACGGCCTTCGACATAAATCTGCGAGCCTTTTTTCAGGTACTGGCCGGCGATTTCCGCGAGCTTGCGGTAAAACGTGATCCGGTGCCATTCGGTGAGTTCCTTCTTTTCGCCGGAGTTCTTGTCTTTCCAGCTTTCGGTGGTCGCAACCGCAATATTGGTGACGGCGTCGCCGTTCGGCATGTAACGCGTTTCCGGATCGCGTCCCAGATTGCCGACGATGATGACCTTGTTGACCGATGCCATAAATTTCTCCTCAAGCTGACTCAATAGTGATCGTGGTGCCACAACGGCGATGCGCAGGCGGTGCTTGGCGCATCAGGCTGCCGCGACAGCCGCCGCCCTCCGCGGCAGGTTCTTCATGCTGGTGGCAATTATAAGCCAGACAACTGTCAGCGCCGCGCCAAGTACGAACACGGAAGACGGTCCGGCATGCTGCTTCAACCATCCGCCGAGCGCGCCGCCGCAAAACAGTCCGAGCGCCTGCAGCGTGTTGTATACGCCAAGCGCCGATCCCTTGGCCGCCGGCGGCGCGATGCGCGACACCAGAGACGGCTGACAGGCTTCAAGGATATTGAACGAAACGAAGAAGGCAAGCAAGAGCAAGACCAGTACCGACCAGTGCATCGCCGGCTGCGCCATGAACAGCCACAGGCCAAGCTGGACCAGGAGCATCAGGGCAATGGCACCGACGAACACCTGTTTCATCATGCCGCGCCGTTCGCCGGCAAACACTGGCGGCAGCATCAGGGCGAACGAGGCAAGCACCACCGGCAGGTAGACTTTCCAGTGGGCGGCAATCGGCAAGCCGGCGTAATCGACCAGTGCGGCGGGCACGACGACAAACATGGCCATCTGCGTCACATGCAGCGCGAATACGCCGTAATTGAGCCGCATCAGTTCGCCGTTGGCGAGTATCCGTGAGAACGGTACGCGTTCCACGATTTTTAACTTCGGGGCCGGCGGAACGATATAGATCACGATGCCGATCGCGAGCACCGACAGGATGCCGGTCAACGCAAACAGTCCGCCCATGCCGATCAAGTCATACATGACCGGGGCGGCGATCAGTGAAACGGCAAACGTCAGGCCAATCGATCCGCCCACCATCGCCATCGCCTTGGTGCGATGCTCATCCCGCGTCGTATCGGCGATGAAGGCGGTCACGGCAGCCGAAATCGCGCCTGCCCCCTGGATTGCACGACCGACAATGACCCATGCCAGCGTGGTCGAGGCAGCAGCGATAAACGAGCCAATCGCAAACAAGACCAGCCCGATGATGATGATGCGCTTGCGTCCGTATTTATCGGATGCCGCGCCAAACGGAATCTGGCCGAAAGACTGGGTCAGGCCGTAAATACCCATTGCCACTCCGACCATGGTCGCGCTGTCACCGCCCGGCAGGGTTTTGGCATGCACCGCAAAGACGGGCAGGATCAGGAACATGCCCAGCATGCGCAACGCGAAAATCGACGCCAATGACAGACTGGCACGAATTTCGTTAGAGGACATGCGGGTGCCGAGATCATCGGCGGAAGTGGTGGCTGATATGGTGCTCACGGCGGGGGATCCAGAGGATACGGCGGACTTTAAAACCCGTTATAGTATCAGGTTGACCCGTACAAAGCGCCGAAATGGCCGCACGTTGAAAGCAGTTCATGGAAGAAATAAGAATTCGCGGTGCCCGCACCCACAACCTGAAGAACATCAATCTCGAATTACCCCGCAATCAGCTGATTGTGATCACCGGCCTGTCCGGATCGGGTAAATCCTCGCTGGCGTTCGACACGCTGTATGCGGAAGGCCAGCGCCGCTACGTGGAATCGCTGTCGGCGTATGCGCGCCAATTCCTGCAGCTGATGGAAAAGCCCGATGTCGACTTGATCGAAGGCTTGTCGCCGGCAATCTCGATCGAGCAGAAAGCGACTTCGCACAATCCCCGTTCGACGGTCGGTACCGTGACTGAAATCCACGATTACCTGCGCCTGCTGTACGCGCGAGTCGGCACACCTTATTGCCCTGACCACCCGGAAAATGCGTTGGCCGCGCAATCGGTGTCGCAAATGGTCGATGCGGTTCTCGCCATGCCGGAAGACACCAAGCTGATGATCCTGGCGCCGGTCGTGGCCAATCGCAAGGGCGAGCATGTCGATCTGTTTGAAGCGATGCAGGCACAGGGCTTCGTGCGCTTTCGTATCCAGAGCGGCACCCATACCGCCAGGATCTATGAAATCGACGACCTGCCGAAGCTGAAAAAAACCGAAAAGCACACCATCGACGTCGTGATCGACCGCATCAAGGTCAAGGCCGATGTCAAGCAGCGTCTGGCAGAAAGCTTCGAAACCGCGTTGCGCCTGGCCGAAGGCCGGGCGATTGCGCTGGAAATGGATAGCGGCAAGGAGCACCTGTATTCGAACAAGTTCGCCTGCAACACCTGCGGCTATTCGCTGCAGGAACTGGAGCCGCGCCTGTTCTCGTTCAATAATCCGATGGGCGCCTGCCCGGAATGCGACGGCTTGGGCCACATCGAATTCTTCGACCCCAAGCGCATCGTCGCCTTCCCCAACCTGTCGCTGGCCAGCGGCGCGGTAAAAGGCTGGGACCGGCGCAACCAGTTCTACTTCCAGATGCTGTCGAATCTGGCCGAGCACTATAACTTCGACGTCGACACGCCCTTCGAGAAATTGGCCGACTCGGCGCAGCAGGTTGTGCTGTACGGCTCGGGCCGGCAGACAGTGCCATTTACCTATGTGAACGAACGCGGCCGCGCGGTGGTGCGCGAGCATACGTTTGAAGGCGTGGTCAACAACCTGCAGCGCCGCTATCGCGAAACCGATTCGATGGCGGTCAAGGAAGAACTGGCAAAGTTCATCAACCAGAAGCAATGCCCGACCTGCGACGGCGCACGCTTGCGCGTCGAAGCGCGCTATGTCAAGGTCGGCAACGGCAAGCAGGAACGGTCGATCTATGAAATCGCATCGACGCCCTTGCGCGAAACGCTGGAGTTCTTTGAAAAACTCAAGCTGACCGGCGCGAAAAAGGAAATCGCCGACCGTATCATCAAGGAAATCGTGTCGCGCCTGAAGTTTCTCAACAATGTGGGCCTCGACTACCTGTCGCTGGAGCGCAGCGCCGATACGCTGTCCGGCGGCGAAGCGCAGCGCATCCGGCTGGCGTCGCAGATCGGCTCCGGCCTGACCGGCGTGATGTATGTGCTGGACGAGCCGTCGATCGGCCTGCATCAGCGCGACAATGACCGGTTGATTGCCACGCTCAAGCACTTGCGCGATATCGGCAACAGCGTGCTGGTGGTCGAACACGACGAAGATGCGATCCGCTGCGCCGACTATGTGGTCGACATGGGGATCGGCGCCGGCGTGCATGGCGGTGAAGTGATCGCGCGCGGCCCGCTGCAGGACATCCTCAAGAGCAAGAAGTCGCTGACCGCGAAATACCTCAATGGCACACTGGCGATCAACGTGCCGAAGAAGCGCACTGCCGCAGATCCCGAACGTCAGTTGATGATCACCGGCGCGTCCGGCAACAATCTCCGGAACGTTTCGCTGGAGTTGCCGGTCGGTCTGCTTACCTGCGTGACCGGCGTCTCGGGTTCAGGAAAATCGACGCTGATCAACGACACCCTGCATCACGCGGCCGCGCGTCATTTGTATGGCTCGCAGGCAGAGCCGTCGCCGTACGAGTCGATTTCCGGCCTCGAGCATTTCGACAAGGTGATCGCGGTCGACCAGGCGCCGATCGGGCGCACACCGCGCTCCAACCCGGCGACCTATACCGGCGTGTTCACGCCTATCCGCGATCTGTTCTCCACCGTGCCGATGGCCAAGGAGCGCGGCTACTCGGCCGGGCGCTTTTCATTCAACGTCAAGGGCGGACGCTGCGAAGCCTGCCAGGGCGATGGCGTACTGAAGGTCGAAATGCACTTCCTGCCCGACGTGTATGTGCCTTGCGATGTCTGCCACGGCAAGCGCTACAACCGCGAAACGCTGGAAGTGCATTACAAGGGCAAGAGCATCCATGAAGTGCTGGAGATGACGGTCGAGGAAGCACATGAATTCTTCAAGCCGGTCCCGGTCGTCGCACGCAAGCTGCAGACGCTGCTCGATGTCGGCCTTGGCTATATACGCCTCGGACAGAGCGCGACCACGCTGTCGGGCGGCGAAGCGCAACGCGTGAAGCTGTCGCTGGAACTGTCCAAACGCGATACCGGCCGCACGCTGTATATCCTGGACGAACCGACCACCGGTCTGCATTTCCACGACATCGATCTGCTGCTGAAAGTGATTCACCGTCTGCGCGATCAGGGCAACACAGTGGTGATCATCGAACACAATCTGGACGTGATCAAGACTGCCGACTGGATCGTGGATCTGGGACCGGAAGGCGGCGCCGGCGGCGGGCAGATCATTGCCAGCGGCACGCCAGAAGTTGTAGCGAAAACGGCGGCCAGCTTTACCGGCAAGTATCTGGCACCGATGCTGAAAAAGAAATAACGCGATTGCGGCGGAGACGGACATGGCGATACATTTGCGGATCAGCGGCGTGGTACAGGGAGTCGGATATCGCGCCTCGTTCGAGGCGCAAGCGCGTCGCCTGCATTTGGCCGGCTGGGTCCGCAATCGCGTCGATGGCTCGGTCGAAGCGATGGTCGACGGCCCGACCGAAGCCATCGATCGGATCATCGCATGGTCGCGGCGTGGTCCGTCGCAGGCGCACGTTAGCGGCGTACAGGTAACGGCTGCGGAAGACGCCGCATTGATACCGGGACGCTTTGACGTGTTGCCGACCGCTTGAAATATAGGCCGGCTCCGCATCAAGCCGGCAAACCCATCCATAGTCCGACCGGCACGAATGCCAGTGCCGCCAGATTCCCCAGTAAAACGATGGACGCCACCTTGTCCGGCTCCTGCTTGTACTGCTCGGCCACCATGAAGCAGAATACCGCCGGCGGCAGCGATGCGAACAGATACATCTGACCGCGCTGCATCGGGTCGAGCTGCATGACCTGATCGAGCAGCCAGGCAACGACCAGTCCGCCCAGCGGGCAGACAATCGCGCCGACCAATCCGATATGCCAGCTTTTGAAGTTGACATCGAGCATGCGTACACCCAGTGCGAACAACATGATCGGGATACAGGCGTCGCCCAGCATTTTCAGCGCCTGCATCAGCGGTGTCGGCAAGGCGATGCGGAAGATGGCAAAGATCATGCCGACTGCCATCGCCAGCATCATTGGACTGACCAGGAATTTCCAGAACGGAGTGTGATAACTGCGGCCGCTTTCGATGATCTTGATCCCGACCGAAAAGTAGATCAGATTGCATGCCATGAAGAGTGCGACAGCGGCCGGCAGCCCCGATGTGCCGAAGGCCAGCACGGCAAGCGGCAAACCCATGTTGCCGCAATTGTTGTACATCATCGGAGGAACGAAGCTGCGCACATCGTAGCCCAGCAGGCGCGCCACCGGCCATGCAATCAATCCGGAGCCGAGCGAAATCAGCACTCCGGCGAGTATCAGCATGCCGCTGTTCGCAAGGTCGAAATCCTTCGCGGCCAGCGCGGTAAACACGAGCAGCGGACACAAGACATCCATGCTGACCCGGTTGACCGACCCCATGTCGGATCTGACGCGTTCACCCCGAAGCCGCGCATATCCATAGCCGACAGCGATGATGATAAAGACCGGCAAGATGATGCCAAGGATGCGCTCGAACACTTGCATGGGAAATCTTTCAATGAGCTATCCCGGCATTTTAACGAGAGTTCGTCGTTCGCGTTTTCCTGTAGGCAAGTCGCCATACCTTGTCAGCAAGCAGTGCGATTCATCGCTTGACTGCTATGCCCTTATCGTTGCTCACAACGAATTGCTCGATCCGGTCGAGTGTCGGCGCAAGCAGGCGCAAGGGGCGCGACAAGCTAGCCAGCAGTGTGACATGACCGGTCTTGTCGAAATACTCTTCAGTGACATCGATTCCCGCCGCACGCAGTGTGCGCGCCATGCCGCCTGTATTGCGCTCCGGATTGACCACATCGTCTTTGCCCGGCGCTATCAGCAAGGCCGGCGACGCGGACGCCGTCACATGCCTGACCGGTTGTGAATCCGGCGGCGTATTCGGGTGAAAAAATACCGGCTTTACCGCCGGATTCTCGATCGGCAGGAAATCATAAGGACCGGCAAGGCCTATCCAGCCGTGCAACGCCGAAGGGGTCAGTTTGTGGATAGCCAGCAATCGGTGGTCAAGCGCCACCATGGCGGCGTTGTAGGCGCCTGCACTATGCCCCATGACATACACACGTTGCGGATCACCACCGTAGCGGGCGCTTTCCCGTATCGCCCAGGCAACCGCGGCGGCACAGTCTTCCAGGAAGGCTGGATAGCGTACTTCCGGATAAAGCCGGTAATCGGCGATGACGGCAACCATCCCGCGCGAAGCCAGCGCCTCGCCGACAAATTCATATTCGCTGCGGTTGCCGCTGTTCCAGCTGCCGCCGTAAAAAAACACCACGACCGGCGCTGGCTTCGCGGCATCGCGCGGCGCATAGATGTCAAGACGCTGCCGCTCATGCTCGCCGTAGGCGAGATCGCCGGCTTTTCGATAGGAATGACTGGGCGTCAGCGCATTGAGCGTCTGGAGCGGACTGCAGGCGGCCACAGCGCCCGCCAGCAGAACGACGGCAACGCTAAGGTAAAGCAGTTTTGAGAGAGTCATGGAAAATGGCAGCTGGCATGTTCGGGAGTCTTGTCACGTGTATATACGTGCCGATATCCGGATACGGATGCATCCCGCACTCGCCTACTTCAGCAAACGCTCTTCTGCCCGTGCCACGCCATCGGTGGTTCCGCGCAGCACCACAATGTCCCCGGCCTGCAATATGGTGTCCGGCTTGACCTCGATGCGGCTCTTGCCGCGCCGTATGATCGTGACTTCCGCGCCGACTTCGGCCAGTCGGGACGCGCTGAGCGCCTTGCCAATCGCTTTCGCGCCGTCGGTCAGCGTGACCGAATGCAGGCGCACATGCAAATGTTCGTCATCGTCGGGCGCATCGCTGGCGCCATGGAAATAGCCGCGCAGCGAAGCGTACCGCTCGTCGCGCGCAGCCTGCACCCGGTGCACGACGCGGCGCAGCGGCACGCCCAGCATGACGAGCGCATGCGAAGCCAGCATCAGACTGCCTTCGATTGCTTCTGGCACCACTTCCGCCGCGCCGGCTTCACGCAGTTTGTCAAGATCGCTATCATCGTGGCTGCGCACGATGACCGGCAGCTCGGGTGCCAGTTCATGCGCGAAATGCAATACCTTCAGTGCCGATGGCGTGCTGGCATAAGTCACGACCAGGGCCGCGGCGCGGTGGATGCCGGCAGCTACCAAGCTTTCGCGTCGGGACGCATCGCCATAAGACACATTGGCGCCGGCGGCCTGCGCCTCACGCACGCGGTCCGGATCCAGGTCTAGCGCATGGTAGGCAATGCCTTCTTCTTCCAGCAATTTGGCAAGGCTTTGACCGCTGCGGCCGAAACCGGCGATCAATACATGCTTTTGCGTCGTCATGGTGCGCGTCGCAATCTGGGTCAGCGCCAGCGACTGCATCATCCATTCATTGGCCGACAGTTTCATCACGATGGCATCGGACTTGGCGATGATGAAAGGTGCGGTCAGCATCGACAACACCATGGACGCCAGAATCAACTGGATGATCAGCGGGTCCATCAACTGCAGGCCGCCTGCCTGGTTCAGCAGCACGAAGCCGAATTCGCCGGCTTGCGCCAGCCCGAGGCCGGTTCGCAGGGAAACTCCGGTAGAGGCTCCGGTCAATTTCGCCAGCGCCGCGATCAAGGCGAACTTGAGCATTACCGGGCCGGTCAGCAGCAGCAAGACCAGCCACCAGTTTTCCAGCACCAGCTTGATATTGAGCAGCATGCCGACGGTGATGAAAAAAAGGCCGAGCAATACATCGCGAAACGGCTTGATGTCTTCTTCCACCTGGTGCTTGTATTCGGTCTCGGAGATCAGCATGCCGGCGACGAATGCACCCAGCGCCAGCGACAGGCCGGCTTTTTCGGTAATCCAGGCAGCACCGAGCGTGATGAACAACAGGTTCAGCATGAACAGTTCCTGCGAGCGCCGCTTAACGACGATACGGAACCAGCCGCGCATCAGCTGTTGGCCGATCACCAGCAGCAGTACCAGCACGATGCCGGCTTTTAGCATCGCCAGCATCAGCGTCGCCATCAGGTCGTTGGAATCGCGGGCCAGTGCCGGAACCAGGATCAGCAAAGGAACGACCGCCAGATCCTGAAACAGCAGGATGCCGAAAATCTGCCGTCCGTGCTCGCTTTCCAGCTCCAGCCTTTCAGTCAGCATCTTGGACACGATGGCGGTAGATGACATGGCGAGCGCCCCGCCCAATGCGAATGCCGCGCGCCAATCGATATTGATCACTTGCGGCAACCAGCGGCTCATTACCCACCCGAACACCATGGTCGCGCCAATCGTGAGCAGCACTTGCGCCATGCCTAGCCCGAATACGGTGCGCCGCATCGACGACAGCTTGGGCAGCGAAAATTCCAGTCCGATCGAAAACATCAGGAACACCACGCCGAATTCCGCCAGCGTATGGGTCGTCGTGTTTTCACTGGCCAGGCCCCAGCCGTGCGGACCGATCACGATGCCGACCATCAGATAGCCCAGCATCGGCGGCAAATGCAGCATGCGGAAAGCAACGACTCCCAGCACCGCGGCGCTGAGCAGGATGAGCGTCAGTTCTAGAGCTGAAAACATTCTGTATTTAATTGCGTTCCAAGTTGAGCGCCAGTGTGTATTGTTTCGGCTCCATGAAAGCGAGCGTTTTCCCCTAGCGGGTCTTGTCACCCGGCCAACAAGGGTCGGCCCGGCTTAGTGGCTCGACAGGGCAAAACAACACGCCTGTAGAAGAATCAATTTGAGCATCATCAAAACCCAATTTTT includes:
- a CDS encoding putative bifunctional diguanylate cyclase/phosphodiesterase, whose translation is MFSTRQDRTETTAKTQLDSLMEAAGDAVFRLSVHGTIIYASRRATELICPGEKLVGQVLNAFVLAVDRPAIDAVIAQAAGSSQPSKTNVRIKTLGNALWIELQVMAYEAGPGEQELLAVGRDISGQQATEERLRHMATHDALTGLPNRSLLSDRIRMAIAQSRRTGRGFSVVALDLDGFKKVNDALGHPVGDALLRVAAMRLSETLRDVDTLARVGGDEFVAVLPGAVSEAEIQIIGRRMISTMQLPFEIQGHTLYVGTSIGAAVFPEHGDSEVKLLAHADTAMYRAKETGKARCVVYNHEKFTQPEHDVSMEAAMFQAVRDGEFLLHYQPIVDARSRQIMGFEALMRWSRPGQGLVSPAQFIPMAESNGLINLLGAWALKAACVQIRRFEEVARRPLYVSVNVSPRQFRNDQFLDIMDEAMQLSGLSGEQLLLEITEGILMSDPEHAEALLTAMTSRNVRIAIDDFGTGYSSLAYLKRFPIATLKIDRAFIKDLPSSVKDVAICNVVLSLASHLNLNTVAEGVENQEQLDFLAAHGCGLIQGYHTGRPLVPDEIIALLKAEQASPALTAAQ
- the ssb gene encoding single-stranded DNA-binding protein, translating into MASVNKVIIVGNLGRDPETRYMPNGDAVTNIAVATTESWKDKNSGEKKELTEWHRITFYRKLAEIAGQYLKKGSQIYVEGRLQTRKWTDKDGVERYTTEIIADTMQMLGSRQGMGGGAGAPMDDDYGSSAPAPRQSSAGAGAGAGGGGAARGASRPAPNFSDMDDDIPF
- a CDS encoding MFS transporter, whose product is MSSNEIRASLSLASIFALRMLGMFLILPVFAVHAKTLPGGDSATMVGVAMGIYGLTQSFGQIPFGAASDKYGRKRIIIIGLVLFAIGSFIAAASTTLAWVIVGRAIQGAGAISAAVTAFIADTTRDEHRTKAMAMVGGSIGLTFAVSLIAAPVMYDLIGMGGLFALTGILSVLAIGIVIYIVPPAPKLKIVERVPFSRILANGELMRLNYGVFALHVTQMAMFVVVPAALVDYAGLPIAAHWKVYLPVVLASFALMLPPVFAGERRGMMKQVFVGAIALMLLVQLGLWLFMAQPAMHWSVLVLLLLAFFVSFNILEACQPSLVSRIAPPAAKGSALGVYNTLQALGLFCGGALGGWLKQHAGPSSVFVLGAALTVVWLIIATSMKNLPRRAAAVAAA
- the uvrA gene encoding excinuclease ABC subunit UvrA, with amino-acid sequence MEEIRIRGARTHNLKNINLELPRNQLIVITGLSGSGKSSLAFDTLYAEGQRRYVESLSAYARQFLQLMEKPDVDLIEGLSPAISIEQKATSHNPRSTVGTVTEIHDYLRLLYARVGTPYCPDHPENALAAQSVSQMVDAVLAMPEDTKLMILAPVVANRKGEHVDLFEAMQAQGFVRFRIQSGTHTARIYEIDDLPKLKKTEKHTIDVVIDRIKVKADVKQRLAESFETALRLAEGRAIALEMDSGKEHLYSNKFACNTCGYSLQELEPRLFSFNNPMGACPECDGLGHIEFFDPKRIVAFPNLSLASGAVKGWDRRNQFYFQMLSNLAEHYNFDVDTPFEKLADSAQQVVLYGSGRQTVPFTYVNERGRAVVREHTFEGVVNNLQRRYRETDSMAVKEELAKFINQKQCPTCDGARLRVEARYVKVGNGKQERSIYEIASTPLRETLEFFEKLKLTGAKKEIADRIIKEIVSRLKFLNNVGLDYLSLERSADTLSGGEAQRIRLASQIGSGLTGVMYVLDEPSIGLHQRDNDRLIATLKHLRDIGNSVLVVEHDEDAIRCADYVVDMGIGAGVHGGEVIARGPLQDILKSKKSLTAKYLNGTLAINVPKKRTAADPERQLMITGASGNNLRNVSLELPVGLLTCVTGVSGSGKSTLINDTLHHAAARHLYGSQAEPSPYESISGLEHFDKVIAVDQAPIGRTPRSNPATYTGVFTPIRDLFSTVPMAKERGYSAGRFSFNVKGGRCEACQGDGVLKVEMHFLPDVYVPCDVCHGKRYNRETLEVHYKGKSIHEVLEMTVEEAHEFFKPVPVVARKLQTLLDVGLGYIRLGQSATTLSGGEAQRVKLSLELSKRDTGRTLYILDEPTTGLHFHDIDLLLKVIHRLRDQGNTVVIIEHNLDVIKTADWIVDLGPEGGAGGGQIIASGTPEVVAKTAASFTGKYLAPMLKKK
- a CDS encoding acylphosphatase, which produces MAIHLRISGVVQGVGYRASFEAQARRLHLAGWVRNRVDGSVEAMVDGPTEAIDRIIAWSRRGPSQAHVSGVQVTAAEDAALIPGRFDVLPTA
- a CDS encoding AEC family transporter — protein: MQVFERILGIILPVFIIIAVGYGYARLRGERVRSDMGSVNRVSMDVLCPLLVFTALAAKDFDLANSGMLILAGVLISLGSGLIAWPVARLLGYDVRSFVPPMMYNNCGNMGLPLAVLAFGTSGLPAAVALFMACNLIYFSVGIKIIESGRSYHTPFWKFLVSPMMLAMAVGMIFAIFRIALPTPLMQALKMLGDACIPIMLFALGVRMLDVNFKSWHIGLVGAIVCPLGGLVVAWLLDQVMQLDPMQRGQMYLFASLPPAVFCFMVAEQYKQEPDKVASIVLLGNLAALAFVPVGLWMGLPA
- a CDS encoding alpha/beta hydrolase, whose translation is MTLSKLLYLSVAVVLLAGAVAACSPLQTLNALTPSHSYRKAGDLAYGEHERQRLDIYAPRDAAKPAPVVVFFYGGSWNSGNRSEYEFVGEALASRGMVAVIADYRLYPEVRYPAFLEDCAAAVAWAIRESARYGGDPQRVYVMGHSAGAYNAAMVALDHRLLAIHKLTPSALHGWIGLAGPYDFLPIENPAVKPVFFHPNTPPDSQPVRHVTASASPALLIAPGKDDVVNPERNTGGMARTLRAAGIDVTEEYFDKTGHVTLLASLSRPLRLLAPTLDRIEQFVVSNDKGIAVKR
- a CDS encoding monovalent cation:proton antiporter family protein; its protein translation is MFSALELTLILLSAAVLGVVAFRMLHLPPMLGYLMVGIVIGPHGWGLASENTTTHTLAEFGVVFLMFSIGLEFSLPKLSSMRRTVFGLGMAQVLLTIGATMVFGWVMSRWLPQVINIDWRAAFALGGALAMSSTAIVSKMLTERLELESEHGRQIFGILLFQDLAVVPLLILVPALARDSNDLMATLMLAMLKAGIVLVLLLVIGQQLMRGWFRIVVKRRSQELFMLNLLFITLGAAWITEKAGLSLALGAFVAGMLISETEYKHQVEEDIKPFRDVLLGLFFITVGMLLNIKLVLENWWLVLLLLTGPVMLKFALIAALAKLTGASTGVSLRTGLGLAQAGEFGFVLLNQAGGLQLMDPLIIQLILASMVLSMLTAPFIIAKSDAIVMKLSANEWMMQSLALTQIATRTMTTQKHVLIAGFGRSGQSLAKLLEEEGIAYHALDLDPDRVREAQAAGANVSYGDASRRESLVAAGIHRAAALVVTYASTPSALKVLHFAHELAPELPVIVRSHDDSDLDKLREAGAAEVVPEAIEGSLMLASHALVMLGVPLRRVVHRVQAARDERYASLRGYFHGASDAPDDDEHLHVRLHSVTLTDGAKAIGKALSASRLAEVGAEVTIIRRGKSRIEVKPDTILQAGDIVVLRGTTDGVARAEERLLK